The Penicillium psychrofluorescens genome assembly, chromosome: 2 nucleotide sequence CCGCCATCGAGCCATGGACTCCATAGTCCTTCATACCTTCAAATTCACTCCACCCTAAACGGCCAGGGACCCTCTCAGCTATGGGACTCATTTGAATAATGTTCGAACTTTCTGGCTAGAGTGTCGAATCAATACACAAAAGGTCCGGATGTGACCTTGACTGCCATTATCTGTCCATGGGACcaaagaaagagaaacatCGGCCAGGAACCGAACAAACCCCTCCATCTTTTGGCCAGAAACTATGAACTTCTAGGGTTCGCATTTTGCTTGTGTATTGTCAAGGTAATCAATCGCATCTGTATGCGTGCTCTCCGCTTACTTCTCGTCATGGCCAGGGTGCTCGGACAAATGGAGACTGCTTTCAGCCGCAGGGGCAGACTTCTAGAACACTAGTGGAGAAAAACGGTCAATTCGTGCCGGTCAGCATGGCATGCAATTCGCGGAGTAAACCGGTATGTTTGTCTGACTTGCATCCAGAGGCAGGGAAATCTTCGTGTTTGCCACCTCAAGAATTCGTTTATCCATATTGTTTTAGTCTAGTGGTCAGCCGTAATTCCGTAGTGCGGCTTAAAGAACCAGGGACCCTGATTGACCTGGCCAATCCAAACAAGTCGTTCGTAATTAACCGGTAGCCGACATTTAACTACTTGTGTTTACGAGAAGACCAATTATTGAGAGCAAATTCTTTTCTCCAATTTAGCCAAGCCGATGGGGAGAAACAATGTCGATCTTGCCGGTTTTATGGGTCTTAACAGGATGATTTAGCAATAGCCCGGCTCGATCCCTTGAGCCGTTCCGGTGGTCCAGAATAAGATTCGCTCCACCGTAAAAAGTTCAACTTCCTCGATTACGGGAAGGTTCTGGGCGGCTATGTGTTGTGAAACCCGTGCAGGGGCCATCCGCTCCGCTGTTTTGTCGGAGTTCCTGCAGTTTGCGGCAAAAGATCGTTTTTGAGCGTATTGATTAGCCCGATGAAGAAAGAACTTGCATCATGATCCCTGGTCATCATCTATCAACAGGAGAACGCACTCCTTTCGCCCGGGCCGGCCAGGACCCCTTTTCTGCCGAAccgatgctggagaagcggtAACCTGCACACCGTCCCGGGCATGTGCCAGCGATCTGGTACACCTTGGACACTTTACAGGCCAATAGAGCAACTCTCGATGAAAATCAGAAACAGGCAGGACCCACAAGATAACTTAAATAACCCCTTGATGACTATGCACCACGTTCTTTTTGACTAGGGGCGATCTTATGGGTTTCTGTCCGTGGAACGGATTTTGCACAACCGGGAAACAAAGCAAATGACAGCTACGAAACTCGAATTAAGCATTATTCGTTGGTTGGGTCGGGTGTATCCAAGGATCCGAAAAACCATTGTTTATCTATTCCAGGCGAACATCCGCCATGAATTTGACTTTTTGATAAACCTGATTACTGACTATCCAATTCGCTTTTCTGCCGGTGACTCCGTCTAGCGCCGCCGATCATAACTTGGCCATCGCTCGACAGAATAATCTAGATTTAACATTCAGTAGCAAAATGTATCCCACCCATCAGGTCCTGCTAAGcgccattattattatggtCGAGGTGAATCTGGTTGCTGTCATTTAGCCATCTCTTTAAAATGGCGAGAAATACCCAAAGCACACGATTCTAAACGGTCAGTAGTCCCATTGGACTATCGTTGTCTGCCAGAATTTTTACGAGCAATTTGACCTGATCAAAAGTGGCAGCTCATAAATTTGCCATAAAAGTATACTCTGCCGAGAATGATATTCATTTCTCAATCCATATCTCAACCCCATCGAGCTCCAATTCAACGTGCCGGTTCCCTCTCCAAGCAGTAGGAGCATAGATCGGCTCATCTTCCCCGTCAAGTTTTTGAACAAGCGTTGCCTGCCGAGAGTTATTCTTCAACAACAGGGCCACTCCACTATTTGGATCTCCAAATGCAAGATCATTCCCCTCCATAGTCCACGCAGGTGAGCCAACAGTCCCGTAATATATATCGTGCACAGGACTAAGCTCAAATAGCAGACACCCCATTGCACCCTCCCACTCTGCATGCTGAATGCGCGAGCCATCTTTTGATGGACAGGGAATAAATGCTCCCAAGGTATATCGTTCTCCCGtcttcatctccctcccGGAAAAAAGAATCAACACGCGATCGGAGTCCTCATTGGACGATATTGCAGTCGCAAATGCGGATGCATCAATTAAAGTAGCCTGAAGATTGTAGTCGTCGAACCCTACGTAGAGCAAGTGCTCAAAATCTTTGTACCAAatttgatcttgatcttggagCAGGATGCTGAGCTGCAGAAGTGTATGGGTTTTGGTAAGATTTCCGAGTTTGGGAAGCTGTACAGCAGCTTCTTGGTTCAACAGAGGGTTTGATAATTGGCCGGCACAAAAGTAATCGGCAAGAGACCCTAGGGGCTTGAAAAGGGTTGGCTGAGATACACAATCAGCACCGTTCAGACAGCCAAATAATGGATATAGGAGGTTATGTATAAACATACTGCTTTCTTACTCGCCTCGTCAAACATCGTCCAATTAACGCCGACATCTGAATTTTGCACAAAAGCCCGGACTATACAATCAGCGACGGCATCCAGATAATGATCGCGAATCAATCTGACAGTAAGGTCAGTCCCAAGCTGCTGAATCAGAAGGTACTTGACCATTATCCGCATTGTATCTGGCGGTACAGTGAGCTGATGAAGATGCAGATCATGACCATGAAACTGCCTAGCCAGCCCGCGAAACACATCCCTGGGCACTCCCTCAATCCAGACGGGGACCTCAACCTGTGCGGTGAAAACAACGTCCAGCACATCATGATACATTTCATCGCCGTCTTCGTCACAGTTGGGATTAGCCGATTCGCGATACTGCGAATCCGACTCGGGAAATTCGAAGGCCCTTCTCAGAGCCTGTCTGCTCCAATCATCAGATTTATATGGGAGGTTCTCGCCCTCACGACCTGTCGCTATGCTCTGGAAGATTGCACGTCTTGCATCGGCGGGCGTGCGCCAGTGCGCACCCGGCCCTTGTTCGTACCAGATCCCATCTCTCCATGGGATCAACCACCCGAAGGCGCGAAGCCAGCCGTCTAATGACAGAGCTGGAGAGGGACAGAAATGTAGCGGGAAGCCGGACAGATAGTGGAAGATTTGGTAGAGAATGGGTCCGGTTTCTGGCATGGACGGCGGGATAGCTCCAAGTTGGGTGAGCAATGAAATGAAGGCCGTTTCGGTGACATGCTCTATGCCGGTGTTGTCGGACACAGCGAGAGATTGAAAAGAGTTCTCTAGCCCCTTTTGGTTTCTTATTGAATAGCATAAGATCTTCGTGATCCTTTTGAAGACCAGCTCGCGAGTCATTTGTCCCTCGGCGATCCATTCGTTCAGCCGCTCGGCCGACCTGAGGTCGTTCGACCTGGCTCGCTGTGGCATACTTGGGATTTATATGGAGGAGGCAGTTAAAAGGGGTTCGAAAATCGTCTATACTAATTATTGGAGAGGAAGACAGGAGGAAGTCACCACTTGACTGTTGGTATGAGGTGGGTTCGGGGCCGAAAAACGTCATTGCCCATTTAGTCGGGGTTGAGCCTCTCAACCCTGTTACGTGCACTGTGCAGTCCCTTAAATATAATGGATGTTTGAGGGAATGGAATAAGATCGCTTATTATGGTATCCAGTCTGTGCATGAAGAGTACAATCCCCGGAAATAACAACATaagagcagatgaaggagggTATCAATGCATCATCGGTGAGGAAATCAGTTCGGTACAATGCCATAACCATATTTCCATGCTATTCGCTGTTCAAATAAATCCCGAAACTACCTTCGCCGTGTATTTCGTCCATCGCGACGATTCACATACGAccgctcttcctcttcctcctcttcctctaCGGGGGCTGGGGTGCGTCGTTCAGTGCGTCTCTTaggtcggcgccgacggctCGAGCTGATGTTACTAGCCGAGTCATCTGGGGCAAGGGAGCGGTCATCATCGAGAAAGTCATCCTCCGTTCCACTTTCCCATGTATTGCCCATCGCAGAGAAGGGGGTGCCCATACGCGCCTCGACGTATGAGCCGCGGCGGCTCTGGTTGGCCACTGACAAGCCGGCGCCACGCTCGCGAAGAGCCCGACGCACGACTTCGGCTTTGCAATGCAGAGCTTCAAATGCGTCCTCCAGTGCCTCCATTCCCAAGAAAATGTCTCGTTCGACTTCGGCTAACGCGGCGATCTCGGTTTCCTCGTCTAGGGCGATGGGGCCGCCAAAAGAAGCCGGGGAGGATGGACCGCCGTTCGGCTGGCTCGCCGGCCGGAAACTGCCATCCATGTGGTTGGGAGTTGTACCACGGGAGATTCCACCTGTACTGAAGGGGGTGTTGGAACGGTTGCTGTTCCAGCGAGAGCCGGAAGTTGTGGCAGAAGGATTGCTATCTTCAGCTCCGCTACGGAGGAATCCATCGAATCGGCCAGAGATGAGAATTTCCCACTCGTCATCGCTGATGGCGGCAAGTGTGGCCAAAACGTGGTGCAGTTTCCGATTGTTTAGCATATACATGGCTATCTCAGGGTCTCGAGGGAGGGATGAAAGTCGGTAGAGCCGTTGGATGGCTAGTCCCGAGGATACAAGTGCAGAGGACTTTAGTCGGGGCTTGTCATCTGACCGTGGAACCGGAGTAGAGGAGTTGATACCAAGCAAGGCGCAAAAAAGAGAACGCTCCTGATGCTCCAGATGCGTCAACATGGCGAATGTCAAAGTTTCATCGTCGACCTCGTTGGGCGCACTGCTGACTTGGTCCGTTTGCTCCGAAAGCCATTTATCGACAGCCACCTTGGTCTTTTGGGACTGTCGTCTGTAGTGTTCGCGATATTCCTCCGGAACGTCAATGTCCAATTTCTGCATCGGGATATGCTCGTCACCTTGCATCGCCGTCTCGACAGTCGAAGGTGCCATAACGAAAGGTGGCCATGTCGGTAGTTCTCGGCGCCCAGATACCAGTTCGAGCACCTCGCCCCAACTTACACCCTCTGGTCGTTCTTCTGTCTCTGGGTTGTCGCACATTCGGCACTGGCAGGGCTCGGAAGAGATATCGCGTGCAAAGACAGCCTCGAGACGATCGAGTAGACGCCGAGCCACTGATCGGTACCCTGTAGCCACCGCCAGCGAGCCATTCTTGCTCATAACCTTTTGGTAATCATCCAGCAGACGATTGAATGGGTTAAAGAGCTCCTGAGCTGCGACTTGAGTgtgcggctgctgctgggagAAAGGATCTGCCACACCAGGGTTCAAAAGCAGTGTTTTCTGTACTTTGTGGTCCAGACCaccgtgctggagaagataATCAACCCGCGGAATAGAAACTGGCACTTcgggcggagggggaggtggcggaggagctccaTATACAGGGCCTGTCATGATGGGTCGTCCATAATCAAACGAGTCATCACTCGGTGTGTGGCGATGGGACATGGAAGACCGCATCTGGGTGCGAGATGGGGGCTTTACAGGCGGGGTCATAGGTTTGCGTGGGGCTGTATACTGCTGATTGGGAGCAATGGAGGTTGCATCAGACCCTCCGTCGATAGACTCTGCGCTCGTCTCGCGGACCGTAACGTTGGATCGCGAAGGGGACATCGTGGACTGACTGGTGGACTTTCTGGGTATTTTGTTCTCGTCGGAAATTTTGGATCTGGACGTCTTGCGGGTCGTTGTCCGAGGCGACGCTCGAGGCGatgcttctttctcatccttgggtgttttgggtttCGGGGGAGTCTCCGATCGCACGGTCTTGCTGGACTTGATCGCGTCCTCTTTCTTGGCCCAGAGATTTGACGACGATCTGTTGCTACCGGTCTTGATCCGGATGCTTGctttttttgtctttggcttctctttctccgTCCCTTTCTCATACCGCTCATCAACCGGGGTGCCTTTCCGCGATGATGACTGATCGACGCCGGTCAACGGCGGGCTGGGAGGTGCATGGTTCTCGGTACGGTCATGGCTGTTGCCGTTTGTCTTTCGATTTTCTTTGCGGTCGGTCAGATCGGTCGGGTCCGGTGTTGGAATATCCGGCTGGCGGACGGCCTCCTTGCTGTGGGCCTTGGAGAATGTCGGGTATGGCAGGCTGGTCCTCGAGTCATTCAGAAATGAGGTGGTCCCAGACCGCTCGGTTTCGACGCTCGGCATCGAGGACCTGCGTTGGTGGGGAGGATCCGGATCGGAGGACGAAGTGGATGTGACagatgaagagggagaggaagaagtggaggagggagcCGTGGGGGGTTCGCGGGCGCGATCCTTGGTTGAAGGACGGGAAGACCGACCCAGTGACGAACgctgtttgtttttgtttttcgaGGTTGAGGACGATTTGCGGGTGTAGCCGTTCCTGTCGCGATCTCGGTTAATTCTCAACGGCAGCATGGCTGGCGGGCTCGAGGGCGGCGAGAGCAAAGCACGGGGACCGACTCCCGTGGGTTCATCGGTCGCGATCGATTTACCTCAGAGGAGTAGCAGGTTGCACCGCCACGGAGGGATGCTATTTTGGCCCCCCAATTCCCCGAGATGCTCGTCTGCCTGGCGCTTAGGTTGGGCAGGAAGCGGGCTGTCACTGGTGGACCAGCGGGCAGCTTATCGAATCCCTGGAAGCTGGGGCAGAGATTCCGGCATTCCGCGAGAgcacgaggacgagctctTGCGATGGGATGACTCCAAATAATGGATGAAACAAAGGAATAAGCTCGTGTGCTCAGGGACCGTGTGCATGCGGCAAGTGGGCGGTGACGAAGCAAGAAAGACGATCCAGCAAGATGTGCTACTTGTCAGTAGGTTCCCCGCCCCGTGACGTGGTTGGCCCTGCTTCATCAACGACTGCTTGCGCTCTCGCCACAACACTTGATTTTAAACAGGATTCAAACGAGAATTGAAATACAATATGATCAGGGTATCATTCGACTTATTCTACTACTGTACAGCTCGTACTTCATTCACTCCATGGCATGTAGCCCATTCGCCGGCTTGGTAGGCGAGGTCTCCAACACCCAGTTCCCATGTTCTTCATGGGCCACGCCGCCTCGTTGCGCCGCCCGTAGGACCTTGTCATTGGCCGGGGTCAAGTCGCCGGAATGGCGATCCCAAAGCCAGCCTTCCTTGAGCCACATCCAAGTCAGGTAGGCGCGTAGCTCCTTGTCCTGTGGCAGCACAGTTTTCCATTCGGGGACAAAATCAGCCGCTGTAGCACCAGTCCCCTTCCAGTCCGTGGCCAGGTCGCGCAATTTGTCACGACAGAAGATTCGCCAACT carries:
- a CDS encoding uncharacterized protein (ID:PFLUO_002605-T1.cds;~source:funannotate), whose amino-acid sequence is MPSVETERSGTTSFLNDSRTSLPYPTFSKAHSKEAVRQPDIPTPDPTDLTDRKENRKTNGNSHDRTENHAPPSPPLTGVDQSSSRKGTPVDERYEKGTEKEKPKTKKASIRIKTGSNRSSSNLWAKKEDAIKSSKTVRSETPPKPKTPKDEKEASPRASPRTTTRKTSRSKISDENKIPRKSTSQSTMSPSRSNVTVRETSAESIDGGSDATSIAPNQQYTAPRKPMTPPVKPPSRTQMRSSMSHRHTPSDDSFDYGRPIMTGPVYGAPPPPPPPPEVPVSIPRVDYLLQHGGLDHKVQKTLLLNPGVADPFSQQQPHTQVAAQELFNPFNRLLDDYQKVMSKNGSLAVATGYRSVARRLLDRLEAVFARDISSEPCQCRMCDNPETEERPEGVSWGEVLELVSGRRELPTWPPFVMAPSTVETAMQGDEHIPMQKLDIDVPEEYREHYRRQSQKTKVAVDKWLSEQTDQVSSAPNEVDDETLTFAMLTHLEHQERSLFCALLGINSSTPVPRSDDKPRLKSSALVSSGLAIQRLYRLSSLPRDPEIAMYMLNNRKLHHVLATLAAISDDEWEILISGRFDGFLRSGAEDSNPSATTSGSRWNSNRSNTPFSTGGISRGTTPNHMDGSFRPASQPNGGPSSPASFGGPIALDEETEIAALAEVERDIFLGMEALEDAFEALHCKAEVVRRALRERGAGLSVANQSRRGSYVEARMGTPFSAMGNTWESGTEDDFLDDDRSLAPDDSASNISSSRRRRPKRRTERRTPAPVEEEEEEEERSYVNRRDGRNTRRR
- a CDS encoding uncharacterized protein (ID:PFLUO_002604-T1.cds;~source:funannotate); the encoded protein is MPETGPILYQIFHYLSGFPLHFCPSPALSLDGWLRAFGWLIPWRDGIWYEQGPGAHWRTPADARRAIFQSIATGREGENLPYKSDDWSRQALRRAFEFPESDSQYRESANPNCDEDGDEMYHDVLDVVFTAQVEVPVWIEGVPRDVFRGLARQFHGHDLHLHQLTVPPDTMRIMVKYLLIQQLGTDLTVRLIRDHYLDAVADCIVRAFVQNSDVGVNWTMFDEASKKAPTLFKPLGSLADYFCAGQLSNPLLNQEAAVQLPKLGNLTKTHTLLQLSILLQDQDQIWYKDFEHLLYVGFDDYNLQATLIDASAFATAISSNEDSDRVLILFSGREMKTGERYTLGAFIPCPSKDGSRIQHAEWEGAMGCLLFELSPVHDIYYGTVGSPAWTMEGNDLAFGDPNSGVALLLKNNSRQATLVQKLDGEDEPIYAPTAWRGNRHVELELDGVEIWIEK